From Microscilla marina ATCC 23134, one genomic window encodes:
- a CDS encoding RNA polymerase sigma factor: protein MKLKKEYSEESLIAGIKQDSHQALKYIYKAYYSMILHFVTSNSGTEQEAKDIYQEGVIVLYEKLKEADFELTCKIKTFLYSVCRRLWLKRLAEKNKYGGKINDYEEFLPFEDEAEAMNEQEEQYQMMTESMIQLGEPCKTILEDFYIKKMSMQQITSKMGYTNTANAKNQKYKCMMRLKKIFFKEYNVQE from the coding sequence ATGAAGTTGAAAAAAGAGTACTCCGAAGAAAGCTTAATTGCAGGAATCAAGCAAGACAGTCACCAAGCGCTTAAGTATATTTACAAAGCTTATTATTCTATGATTCTTCACTTTGTGACCAGCAACAGCGGCACCGAACAAGAAGCAAAAGATATTTATCAGGAAGGCGTGATTGTATTGTATGAAAAATTGAAAGAAGCTGACTTTGAACTCACTTGTAAGATCAAAACTTTCCTCTATTCTGTTTGCCGAAGGTTATGGCTAAAAAGGCTGGCTGAAAAAAATAAGTATGGGGGTAAAATCAACGATTATGAAGAGTTTTTACCGTTTGAAGACGAAGCAGAAGCAATGAACGAACAGGAGGAACAATACCAAATGATGACCGAGTCTATGATTCAGTTGGGTGAGCCCTGTAAAACCATACTGGAGGATTTTTATATCAAAAAAATGTCAATGCAGCAAATTACTTCTAAAATGGGGTATACCAATACGGCCAATGCCAAAAACCAGAAGTATAAGTGCATGATGCGATTGAAGAAAATATTTTTTAAAGAATACAATGTTCAGGAATAA
- a CDS encoding S1 family peptidase, whose translation MDIVQKYTTIERYLEGQLEGNELIDFEQQIAADSNLAQEVEEHRILIENLERVRYREEMKAKMSAIHSELFDVEEKSRAIKTKARIKSLWHKYQSIVAVAASVTIIFLGNTFFNLKQVRSVEEKQSTNYLQLNRELKVVKRKQKNIEAKTNKLEIASKKAIIGKVKSTGATALVISPTGFLVTNYHVVKDADSIYIETRRDSTLMRLKVKAVYGDEAKDLAILRVIDTNFTTFGQLPFSLRTEQAKLAERVYTLAYPREDIVYGEGTISAQTGYQGNPASYQISIPVNPGNSGAPVMDARGNLVGLITGKDKKMEGATFAIKAKYLASMMDSVATNLEVTDSLRKPLIKPAANYLQYLQRPQQVNKLRKFVFVVKVYNSDKNF comes from the coding sequence ATGGATATAGTGCAAAAGTATACCACCATAGAACGTTACCTTGAAGGACAACTCGAGGGAAATGAACTGATTGATTTTGAGCAACAAATTGCAGCTGATAGTAATTTGGCTCAGGAAGTAGAAGAACACCGTATTTTGATAGAGAACCTGGAAAGGGTACGATATCGAGAAGAAATGAAGGCAAAAATGAGTGCCATTCATAGCGAACTGTTTGATGTAGAAGAAAAAAGCCGTGCAATCAAAACCAAAGCCAGAATAAAGAGCTTATGGCATAAATACCAAAGCATAGTGGCGGTAGCTGCTTCGGTCACCATTATTTTTCTGGGCAACACTTTTTTTAACCTCAAGCAAGTTCGTTCTGTGGAAGAAAAACAGTCTACCAATTATTTACAACTTAATCGTGAACTAAAGGTAGTCAAACGCAAGCAAAAGAACATAGAGGCTAAAACCAATAAACTGGAAATAGCCAGCAAAAAAGCCATTATTGGCAAAGTAAAAAGTACTGGAGCTACCGCATTAGTGATATCGCCTACCGGATTTTTGGTGACCAACTACCATGTGGTAAAAGATGCAGACTCTATTTACATAGAAACCAGGAGAGACTCTACCTTAATGCGTCTGAAGGTAAAGGCAGTGTATGGAGATGAAGCAAAAGACTTGGCTATTTTGCGGGTGATTGATACTAACTTCACTACGTTTGGACAGTTGCCGTTTAGTTTGCGTACCGAACAAGCCAAACTGGCCGAGAGAGTATATACATTGGCGTATCCGCGCGAAGATATTGTCTATGGCGAAGGCACTATAAGTGCTCAAACGGGGTATCAGGGCAATCCGGCGTCTTATCAAATTTCTATTCCTGTAAACCCCGGCAACAGTGGAGCTCCTGTAATGGATGCCCGTGGTAACTTGGTGGGGTTGATTACCGGAAAGGACAAAAAGATGGAAGGGGCTACCTTTGCTATCAAGGCTAAGTACCTGGCAAGTATGATGGATTCGGTGGCAACCAACCTTGAGGTAACCGATTCTTTACGAAAACCACTGATCAAGCCTGCGGCAAACTATTTACAGTATTTACAACGCCCTCAGCAAGTAAATAAATTGCGAAAATTTGTTTTTGTAGTGAAGGTGTACAACAGCGACAAAAATTTTTAG
- a CDS encoding Lrp/AsnC family transcriptional regulator: MLNIDAIDKEILGYLQQDAKMNIKELADKLKMTKTPVYERIKRLEKEGYISGYVALLNKKKLDLPLIVFCEVTLTSQHIEFIEAFSNAIKEIPEIVECYLLGGVFDYLIKIVVPDLDHYYSFASRHLASLPNVSKIQSLFVLNEIKYSTALPLDNNKS; this comes from the coding sequence ATGCTCAATATAGACGCCATAGACAAAGAGATACTTGGCTACCTGCAACAAGACGCCAAAATGAATATCAAAGAGTTAGCAGACAAGCTCAAAATGACAAAAACGCCCGTGTATGAACGCATCAAACGTTTGGAAAAAGAAGGGTACATTTCGGGTTATGTAGCACTGCTCAACAAGAAAAAACTCGATTTGCCACTCATTGTTTTTTGCGAAGTAACCCTCACCAGCCAGCACATAGAATTTATTGAGGCTTTTAGCAATGCTATCAAAGAAATTCCCGAAATAGTAGAATGTTATTTATTAGGTGGGGTATTCGACTATCTGATCAAGATTGTAGTACCAGACTTAGATCACTACTACAGCTTTGCGTCGCGCCATTTGGCAAGCTTGCCCAATGTAAGTAAAATACAAAGCTTGTTCGTTTTGAATGAAATAAAGTACTCTACTGCTCTCCCACTTGATAACAATAAGTCTTAA